One Felis catus isolate Fca126 chromosome D2, F.catus_Fca126_mat1.0, whole genome shotgun sequence DNA window includes the following coding sequences:
- the IFIT5 gene encoding interferon-induced protein with tetratricopeptide repeats 5 — MSEIPKDSLKALLLELECHFTWNLLKEDIDLFDVEDTIGQQLEFLTTKSRLTLYNLLAYVKHLKGQNQDALECLEQAEEIIRREHSDKEEIRSLVTWGNYAWVYYHMDQLKEAQKYIDKIANVCKKLSSPSNYKLERPEIDCEKGWALLKFGGKYYQKAKAAFEKALEVEPDNPEFNIGYAITVYRLDDSDREGSIKSFSLGPLRKAVTLNPDNSYIKVFLALKLQDVHAEAEGERYIEEILDQISSQPYVLRYAAKFYRRKNSWDKALELLKKALEVTPTSSFLHHQMGLCYRAQMIQIKKATRNRPKGKDKLKVDELITSAISHFKAAVERDSMFAFAYTDLANMYAEGGQYSNAEDIFQKALRLENITDDHKHQIHYHYGRFQEFHRKSESTAIHHYLEALKVKDRSSLRTKLTSALKKLAIKRLGHNASDVQSLSALGFVYKLEGEKRQAAEYYERAQKVDPENAEFITALCELRLSI; from the exons ATGAG TGAAATTCCTAAGGACTCCTTGAAGGCCCTTCTGTTGGAGTTAGAATGTCACTTTACATGGAATTTACTTAAGGAAGACATTGACCTGTTTGATGTGGAAGATACAATTGGGCAACAGCTTGAATTTCTTACCACAAAATCCAGACTCACTCTTTATAACCTATTGGCATATGTGAAACACCTaaaaggccaaaatcaagatgccCTAGAATGCTTGGAACAAGCAGAAGAAATAATCCGGCGAGAACATTCAGACAAAGAGGAAATACGAAGTCTGGTCACTTGGGGAAACTATGCCTGGGTATATTATCACATGGACCAGCTCAAAGAAGCTCAGAAGTATATAGACAAGATAGCAAACGTTTGTAAGAAATTGTCTAGTCCTTCTAACTACAAGTTGGAGCGTCCTGAGATTGACTGTGAAAAAGGGTGGGCACTCTTGAAATTTGGAGGAAAGTATTACCAAAAGGCTAAAGCAGCTTTTGAGAAGGCTTTGGAAGTGGAACCTGACAATCCAGAATTTAACATTGGCTATGCCATCACGGTGTATCGGCTGGATGATTCTGACAGAGAGGGGTCTATAAAGAGCTTTTCTCTGGGTCCTCTGAGGAAAGCTGTTACCCTGAACCCAGATAACTCCTACATTAAAGTTTTTCTGGCACTAAAGCTTCAAGATGTACATGCAGAAGCTGAAGGGGAAAGGTATATTGAAGAAATCCTGGACCAAATATCATCCCAACCTTATGTCCTTCGTTATGCAGCCAAATTCTACAGGAGAAAAAATTCCTGGGACAAAGCTCTTGAACTTTTGAAAAAGGCCTTGGAGGTGACACCAACCTCTTCTTTCCTGCATCACCAGATGGGACTTTGCTATAGGGCACAAATGATCCAAATCAAGAAGGCCACGCGCAACAGACCTAAAGGAAAGGATAAACTAAAAGTTGATGAGCTAATTACATCTGCTATATCTCATTTCAAAGCAGCTGTGGAAAGAGACTCTATGTTTGCATTTGCCTACACGGATCTGGCCAATATGTATGCTGAGGGAGGCCAGTATAGCAATGCTGAAGACATTTTCCAGAAAGCCCTTCGTCTGGAGAACATAACTGATGATCACAAACATCAGATCCACTATCACTATGGCCGCTTTCAGGAATTTCACCGCAAATCGGAAAGTACTGCTATCCACCATTATTTAGAAGCCTTAAAGGTCAAAGACCGGTCGTCCTTACGCACCAAATTGACAAGTGCTCTGAAGAAATTAGCTATCAAGAGACTTGGTCACAATGCTTCAGATGTGCAGAGTTTAAGTGCCCTAGGGTTTGTTTACAAgctggaaggagaaaagaggcaagCTGCTGAGTACTATGAGAGGGCCCAAAAGGTAGATCCAGAAAATGCAGAATTCATTACCGCTCTCTGTGAACTTCGACTTTCTATTTAA